A window of Verrucomicrobiia bacterium contains these coding sequences:
- a CDS encoding ASCH domain-containing protein: MGSHPVLTIAMLFKRPELDAIRAGRITLAFRRWRRPTVKAGGTLKTPVGLLSIDRVTLEDISRISSADAARSGRDLASLLSGLERGREGSIYRIEFHFAGPDPRIALREDVDLSENELQEIQLKLRRLDAASEMGDWTLEILSAIQSKPRLAAVHLADQTGYAKEWLKTQVRKLKNLGLTISHQPGYELSPRGILVTRALKLAKQPDAPPQSRASRHEPGP; encoded by the coding sequence ATGGGCAGCCATCCGGTACTCACCATAGCAATGTTATTCAAGAGGCCCGAGCTTGATGCGATACGTGCCGGCAGGATCACTCTTGCTTTTCGACGTTGGCGCCGCCCCACGGTCAAGGCCGGAGGAACGCTGAAGACTCCCGTTGGCCTCCTGTCCATTGATCGCGTCACCCTCGAGGATATATCCCGGATATCCAGTGCTGATGCGGCACGATCGGGACGTGATCTGGCTTCGTTGTTGTCCGGTCTTGAACGAGGAAGAGAGGGCTCCATTTACCGTATTGAATTTCATTTTGCCGGCCCCGATCCCCGCATCGCGCTTCGTGAGGACGTGGATTTGTCAGAGAACGAGCTTCAAGAAATTCAGCTGAAGTTGCGCCGCCTGGATGCGGCATCGGAGATGGGCGATTGGACTCTTGAGATTCTAAGTGCCATTCAATCGAAACCACGGCTGGCCGCCGTTCATTTGGCCGACCAGACTGGATATGCCAAAGAGTGGCTGAAGACACAGGTCCGGAAATTGAAGAATCTGGGCCTGACCATCAGTCACCAACCGGGATATGAACTGTCCCCTCGGGGAATCCTCGTCACCAGAGCCCTGAAACTGGCCAAACAACCCGATGCACCCCCTCAATCACGCGCATCACGCCACGAACCGGGTCCCTGA
- the recC gene encoding exodeoxyribonuclease V subunit gamma, with amino-acid sequence MGSEIEIVCSNRLEDLAERLAAAMSSPRQGDPMAPEILVVQSRGMARWLQLELARRLGVCARIRFPFPKAFLRELALLVVPECRPDPRFEPDALTWRVWDALVCLRDRPEFAAPERYAGPDPLRRFQLARRVAGLFDQYLVYRPDLIAGWDSGRDPDWQPALWREVRGPEDGWPESRWLQATAEGLRGGVPPGLPGRVFLFGIAALPPAYLQVLAALAHRVPVILHTLQPTREYWGDLVSPHAAGRELRRAGAGPATADGLHLQTSPRLLVSLGRQSQAFHRQLTDLGAGGGDEPFTDPGDDTLLHALQSDLIHLRAPDPLASSRAIHPADASIRIHACHSPRRELEVLYDQILDAMDRDPALEPRDVLVLTPDIEAYAPLIHAVLGAPESESRRLPYTVADREPRAQSPLVGTFLRLLHLPDGRCGRSEIEPLLEVAAVQRRLGWSPENLARWQQWLVALGTGWGLDAGHRRRLGLPALPQGTWSHARDRLLLGMAMADGDEAVIAGVSPFPGVEGDGVDTVAGVALLVGALERGLELRDRMLPLSGWERELMHLFDAFLLPDAAELEDARWIRETLSRLSRVAAEAGVTSEVPFAAVRDQLQVWLAEEGSAGGFLRGGITFAALKPLRSIPARFLAVLGLNDAAFPRRPVPAEFDRIAADPRPGDEAREADDRHLFLETLLSARDRLHLSYLGQSPNDNTPIPPSVVVSEVLDHLADRVEGGAGRVTDAIVVRHPLQAFSRVYFTSDADPRLFSYSAENARAAAAAQQPAPEPPMARSAASDGLPPREAVTDVVELDALVRFLKNPARHFLEQRLGLRLPRAGSVVEDRERFILDGLAGFQLKQQWLDRLQAGGASQALQARQLANGDLPLGPAGPMTARELEAVAGKLFAVLPPEERQPLPPVPIGIPIGNVRLQGRIGGLTPVGPLTLKPAAFKAADLLELWVRLLALAAHGWQDGMFRGRLIACHQEDPELHQLSVPSDPIERLTDLLALYAIGDRRPLPFFPRAAGELTRPQGSQTRSSGPDRALQAWTGGENGGASGESSDAHFDWCFGHLQPHPLDDEFATLAARVFEPIWARWEKRKS; translated from the coding sequence GTGGGTTCCGAAATCGAAATCGTCTGCAGCAACCGGCTTGAGGATCTCGCCGAACGGCTTGCCGCCGCGATGTCGTCCCCGCGGCAGGGGGATCCGATGGCTCCCGAAATCCTCGTGGTGCAAAGCCGGGGCATGGCCCGCTGGCTCCAACTCGAACTGGCCCGACGCCTCGGCGTGTGTGCCCGGATCCGCTTCCCCTTCCCCAAGGCCTTTCTCCGGGAGCTTGCGCTGCTGGTGGTTCCCGAATGCCGCCCGGACCCCCGATTTGAACCCGACGCCCTGACGTGGCGCGTCTGGGATGCCCTGGTCTGCCTCCGGGACCGCCCGGAATTCGCCGCTCCGGAGCGTTACGCAGGTCCGGATCCCCTGCGCCGCTTCCAATTGGCCCGACGGGTCGCGGGCCTGTTCGACCAGTACCTCGTGTACCGTCCCGACCTGATCGCCGGCTGGGACTCCGGCAGGGACCCGGACTGGCAGCCGGCGCTCTGGCGCGAGGTCCGCGGTCCGGAGGACGGCTGGCCGGAATCCCGGTGGCTCCAGGCGACGGCCGAGGGTCTCCGTGGCGGCGTGCCGCCCGGCCTCCCCGGGCGGGTGTTCCTCTTCGGAATCGCCGCACTGCCACCCGCATATCTCCAGGTCCTCGCCGCCCTTGCCCATCGGGTGCCCGTGATCCTCCACACGCTCCAGCCCACCCGCGAGTACTGGGGCGATCTTGTGTCGCCACATGCTGCCGGACGAGAGCTTCGGCGGGCCGGCGCCGGCCCGGCCACTGCCGACGGGTTGCACCTGCAGACCAGCCCCCGATTGCTGGTATCGCTCGGACGTCAGTCCCAGGCCTTCCATCGCCAGCTCACCGATCTCGGTGCCGGAGGTGGCGACGAGCCGTTCACCGATCCTGGCGACGACACCCTGCTTCACGCCCTCCAGTCCGATTTGATCCACCTGCGGGCCCCGGATCCGCTGGCGTCCTCACGGGCAATCCACCCGGCGGATGCCTCGATCCGAATCCACGCCTGCCACAGTCCGCGTCGCGAGCTCGAAGTGCTCTACGACCAGATCCTGGACGCGATGGACCGGGATCCGGCACTGGAGCCCCGTGACGTGCTGGTGCTGACTCCCGACATCGAGGCGTACGCGCCGCTGATTCATGCCGTGCTGGGCGCCCCGGAATCCGAATCCCGACGTCTCCCCTACACCGTGGCCGATCGCGAGCCCCGCGCGCAAAGCCCGCTGGTCGGAACGTTTCTCCGCCTGCTCCACCTCCCCGACGGCCGCTGCGGACGCTCTGAGATTGAACCGCTGCTCGAAGTGGCCGCCGTCCAGCGCCGGCTCGGATGGAGTCCCGAAAATCTCGCCCGCTGGCAGCAGTGGCTGGTCGCGCTGGGCACCGGATGGGGACTGGACGCCGGACACCGCCGGCGTCTCGGGCTCCCGGCGCTCCCCCAGGGAACGTGGAGCCACGCGCGGGACCGCCTCCTGCTGGGCATGGCCATGGCCGATGGGGACGAGGCGGTGATCGCCGGCGTCAGTCCCTTTCCGGGCGTCGAGGGGGACGGCGTGGACACCGTCGCCGGCGTGGCCCTGCTCGTCGGCGCGCTGGAACGGGGGCTGGAGCTCCGGGACCGTATGCTGCCGCTTTCGGGTTGGGAGCGCGAGCTGATGCATCTCTTCGACGCGTTTCTCCTTCCGGATGCGGCCGAGCTTGAGGATGCCCGATGGATCCGGGAGACCCTCTCGCGCCTCTCTCGTGTGGCGGCCGAGGCCGGGGTGACGAGCGAGGTCCCGTTCGCGGCCGTGCGCGACCAGCTCCAGGTCTGGCTTGCAGAAGAAGGCAGCGCCGGCGGATTCCTGCGCGGCGGCATCACCTTCGCGGCGCTCAAGCCGCTGCGCAGCATTCCCGCACGGTTCCTGGCGGTGCTGGGCCTCAACGACGCCGCCTTTCCCCGCCGTCCGGTGCCCGCCGAGTTCGACCGCATCGCCGCCGATCCACGACCGGGGGATGAAGCCCGCGAAGCCGACGACCGCCACCTCTTCCTCGAGACGCTGTTGTCCGCACGCGACCGGCTGCACCTCAGCTACCTGGGACAGTCCCCGAACGACAACACACCGATCCCGCCCTCAGTGGTCGTCTCGGAGGTTCTGGATCACCTCGCCGACCGGGTGGAAGGCGGTGCCGGCCGGGTGACCGATGCCATCGTGGTCCGCCACCCCCTGCAGGCCTTCAGTCGGGTCTATTTCACTTCCGACGCAGACCCGCGCCTTTTCAGTTACTCGGCAGAAAACGCCAGGGCCGCTGCCGCCGCACAGCAACCCGCCCCCGAGCCGCCGATGGCGCGGTCGGCCGCGTCCGATGGCCTGCCGCCGCGCGAGGCCGTGACCGATGTCGTCGAATTGGACGCCCTGGTCCGGTTCCTGAAGAACCCGGCCAGGCACTTCCTGGAACAACGCCTCGGCCTCCGCCTGCCCCGGGCGGGTTCGGTGGTCGAGGACCGGGAGCGATTCATCCTGGACGGACTCGCCGGCTTCCAGTTGAAGCAGCAATGGCTGGATCGCCTGCAGGCGGGCGGCGCGTCCCAGGCGCTTCAAGCGCGGCAGCTCGCCAACGGGGACCTTCCCCTCGGACCCGCCGGCCCAATGACCGCCAGGGAGCTTGAGGCCGTTGCCGGGAAGCTGTTTGCCGTCCTCCCTCCGGAGGAGCGGCAACCCCTGCCGCCGGTCCCAATCGGGATTCCCATCGGCAACGTCCGACTGCAAGGCCGCATCGGGGGCCTGACTCCGGTGGGTCCGCTGACACTCAAACCGGCGGCGTTCAAGGCGGCCGACCTTTTGGAACTTTGGGTGCGGCTGCTCGCCCTGGCCGCTCACGGCTGGCAGGACGGGATGTTTCGCGGACGTCTGATCGCCTGCCACCAGGAGGATCCGGAGCTCCATCAGCTGTCCGTGCCCTCAGATCCCATCGAACGGCTGACGGACCTGCTCGCCCTGTATGCCATCGGCGACCGGCGTCCGCTCCCCTTCTTTCCCAGGGCCGCCGGCGAGCTGACGCGCCCCCAGGGTTCCCAGACGCGATCCTCCGGACCGGACCGCGCGCTGCAGGCATGGACCGGAGGCGAAAATGGCGGTGCTTCCGGCGAATCCAGCGATGCCCATTTCGATTGGTGCTTCGGACACCTCCAGCCGCATCCGTTGGACGACGAGTTCGCCACGCTGGCGGCGCGGGTATTCGAGCCCATCTGGGCCCGGTGGGAGAAGCGCAAGTCATGA
- a CDS encoding PD40 domain-containing protein has product MTLPWCSLRPSVLLMAVAFAASAASPILVSVRSPDLAPAVTGSGPSSGGVFVGPAMDAGSRYVVFLSGAGNLVDVPMPMGTVNVFRRDRVEHRTELLSLTSDGAVGGRPVLEFSVTPGGDRMVFAWASHDVPAGDTNGWEDVYLREVPAGVTRLVSARAEGAGPGNGPSGAPAISADGRFVVFESLATDLVPGNDTNHATDVFLRNLETGVTLLISATATGIPGDRPSRQPLVSGDGSRVVFQSDALNLAPLTNCGTSLLVWTRGEGALQRVTLPGDPPFSGPFSVADPVLSADGRYLAFAFPPLSHVGDYRQVSVWWMDLETGDLRRVSGDLAAAGGAVVEGPSMSADGRMLAFTVVADIATELPQVRIWTPESGLKSLEELRLGVPPTTGEPGATFRPVLAADGGSLLFYSDEAVPEAGVPEGGEIRLYHRVLATGRTRLIAGEDVVFVGGISSDGQAVLWDTADPVFEPGDDNEVLDVVVTRLGDEAREVLSVVAPSASLRTAQGASTSTGGLSDDGRFLGFLSTADDLVAGDANRVTDGYVFDASGPGNRRVTGPPHGSGIVAQTRELLLSRSGRFVAFVTASRGWAAGDTNDLADVYVRDLVLGTTELASARDGTDLSLDQTATDVQLSADGRWISFWTTPPPDQSQYGVLHLRDRSTRRTTLVNSLGRTGGYFNPPGYYELSADGQVLLFSRDSRSSWIHREGSPELLTVETWYSLSPDGRRVAFSRTGSPAGGIWVRNLEGGGERPLLEFPINTDLIRDVAFSADGSVLTYCRRSNLREAPAGNPWQVWAMAVATGKPTLISASPEGTQGSGDSRVPQISADGRFIVYRTEAPKLVPGGGEVTQDIVVHDRYLGINRRLSATADGGAANNRSSRPRISGDGRMAAFTSAANDLVPGDGNGLQDVFLVAIPRDPAPDVDRDGLPDGWEVDRFGTLSRDGTGDADGDGLSDAEEWASGTDPNDAASGWRVRWESTGGTQQFRWRGSAGVLYRVERADSLAGPWTAIGPPLVGHEGIMSSALRDGITDEFLRVVASRSAL; this is encoded by the coding sequence ATGACGCTCCCCTGGTGTTCTCTTCGCCCGTCGGTCCTGCTGATGGCCGTCGCATTCGCGGCATCCGCCGCTTCCCCAATCCTGGTTTCGGTCCGAAGCCCGGATCTGGCCCCGGCGGTCACCGGATCCGGCCCCTCCTCGGGCGGCGTGTTTGTCGGACCGGCAATGGATGCCGGCAGCCGATACGTGGTGTTCCTAAGTGGTGCCGGCAATCTGGTGGACGTCCCCATGCCGATGGGCACGGTCAATGTCTTCCGACGGGATCGCGTGGAGCACCGGACGGAGCTGCTCTCGCTCACCTCGGACGGCGCCGTGGGAGGGCGTCCAGTGCTGGAGTTCTCGGTGACACCGGGTGGCGACCGCATGGTGTTCGCCTGGGCGTCGCACGATGTTCCAGCCGGGGACACCAACGGATGGGAGGATGTCTATCTTCGGGAGGTCCCAGCAGGGGTGACCCGGCTCGTCAGCGCACGGGCCGAAGGCGCCGGGCCGGGCAACGGGCCCTCGGGAGCACCGGCAATTTCGGCCGATGGACGTTTCGTGGTCTTCGAGAGCCTGGCCACGGACCTGGTGCCGGGGAACGACACCAATCACGCGACCGATGTGTTCCTGCGGAACCTGGAGACAGGTGTCACCCTGCTCATCAGTGCGACCGCGACGGGCATTCCGGGGGATCGTCCATCGCGCCAGCCGCTGGTCAGTGGCGACGGATCCCGTGTCGTGTTCCAGAGCGACGCCCTGAACCTCGCTCCTCTGACCAATTGCGGGACCAGTCTGCTGGTTTGGACCCGCGGAGAGGGTGCCTTGCAGCGGGTCACCCTGCCCGGCGATCCGCCCTTTTCCGGGCCCTTCTCAGTGGCGGACCCGGTGCTCTCCGCCGACGGCCGATACCTCGCGTTTGCCTTCCCCCCGTTAAGCCATGTCGGCGATTACCGCCAGGTCTCCGTGTGGTGGATGGATCTCGAGACGGGGGATCTGCGGCGGGTGTCGGGTGACCTCGCGGCTGCCGGGGGTGCCGTCGTCGAGGGTCCGTCCATGTCCGCCGACGGGCGGATGCTGGCGTTCACCGTGGTGGCCGACATCGCCACGGAACTGCCGCAGGTCCGGATTTGGACGCCGGAAAGCGGCCTCAAGTCCCTGGAGGAACTCCGCCTCGGGGTGCCGCCGACCACCGGGGAACCAGGCGCGACGTTCCGCCCGGTGCTGGCGGCAGATGGGGGGAGCCTGCTGTTTTACTCCGACGAGGCGGTGCCCGAAGCCGGGGTTCCCGAAGGAGGCGAGATCCGCCTGTACCACCGGGTGTTGGCCACGGGCCGAACCCGGCTGATTGCCGGGGAGGACGTGGTCTTCGTCGGGGGAATCAGTTCCGACGGACAGGCCGTGCTCTGGGATACGGCGGATCCGGTGTTTGAGCCGGGCGACGACAACGAAGTCCTGGACGTGGTGGTCACCCGGTTGGGTGACGAGGCGCGGGAGGTGCTTTCCGTCGTGGCGCCATCCGCCAGTCTTCGCACCGCCCAGGGCGCGAGCACCAGCACCGGCGGACTCAGCGATGACGGGCGGTTCCTCGGGTTCCTGAGCACGGCGGACGATCTGGTCGCGGGGGATGCCAACCGCGTGACCGACGGATACGTCTTCGATGCCTCGGGCCCGGGCAATCGGCGCGTGACCGGGCCGCCTCACGGATCCGGAATCGTGGCACAGACCCGTGAGCTGCTCCTTTCGCGGAGCGGGCGCTTTGTGGCATTCGTCACGGCATCCCGAGGATGGGCAGCCGGCGATACCAACGACCTGGCCGATGTCTATGTCAGGGACCTCGTGCTGGGCACGACTGAACTCGCCAGTGCCCGGGATGGAACCGATCTGAGCCTGGACCAGACGGCGACTGACGTTCAGCTCAGCGCCGATGGACGGTGGATTTCCTTTTGGACCACCCCGCCTCCGGATCAGTCCCAATACGGCGTGCTCCACCTCAGGGACAGGTCCACACGACGCACCACGCTGGTCAATTCGCTCGGGCGGACGGGGGGTTATTTCAACCCGCCCGGATATTACGAATTGTCGGCCGATGGCCAGGTCCTCCTCTTTAGCAGGGACTCCCGGTCTTCGTGGATTCACCGCGAGGGATCCCCGGAGCTGCTCACCGTGGAAACGTGGTACAGTCTGAGTCCGGACGGGCGCCGGGTGGCATTTTCGAGGACCGGGAGTCCGGCGGGCGGGATCTGGGTCCGCAATCTCGAGGGTGGCGGGGAGCGACCGCTCCTCGAGTTCCCGATCAATACCGATCTCATCCGCGACGTCGCCTTTTCCGCCGACGGCTCCGTGCTCACTTATTGCCGTCGCTCGAATCTGCGGGAGGCACCCGCCGGGAATCCGTGGCAGGTCTGGGCCATGGCGGTGGCGACGGGCAAGCCGACCTTGATCAGTGCCTCACCGGAAGGCACCCAAGGCTCCGGCGACAGCCGCGTCCCGCAAATCAGCGCCGACGGACGCTTCATCGTGTATCGAACGGAGGCGCCCAAGCTGGTGCCGGGTGGCGGCGAGGTCACCCAGGACATCGTGGTCCACGACCGATACCTGGGCATCAACCGCCGTCTGTCGGCGACGGCCGATGGCGGGGCGGCCAACAATCGTTCCTCGCGTCCCAGGATCAGCGGCGACGGCCGGATGGCCGCATTCACCAGCGCAGCCAACGACCTGGTGCCGGGAGATGGCAACGGACTGCAGGACGTGTTCCTGGTTGCCATTCCGCGGGACCCCGCGCCCGATGTGGATCGGGACGGACTGCCCGATGGCTGGGAGGTGGACCGCTTCGGCACTCTTTCCCGGGACGGAACCGGGGATGCGGATGGCGACGGCCTCAGCGATGCCGAGGAGTGGGCCTCGGGCACGGACCCGAACGATGCCGCCTCAGGATGGCGGGTGCGCTGGGAGTCCACCGGAGGAACCCAGCAGTTCCGCTGGCGGGGTTCAGCCGGAGTGCTGTACCGGGTGGAACGGGCCGATTCCCTGGCGGGTCCGTGGACAGCCATCGGCCCTCCCCTGGTGGGTCATGAGGGAATCATGTCGTCCGCCTTGCGCGACGGGATCACCGATGAATTCCTCCGGGTGGTGGCGTCACGTTCTGCGCTCTGA
- a CDS encoding metallopeptidase family protein: MLQLAREEVRTTIANLPPGLRPHAESIPVTYESAPGDGLIADGWDPDLLGMYVGDPVGVALPDSAPVPRQILLFLENLWDFAEGDETIFREEVRITYIHEFGHYLGLDESDLEARGLL; the protein is encoded by the coding sequence CTGCTGCAACTTGCGCGCGAGGAGGTCCGCACCACCATCGCGAACCTGCCGCCCGGGCTTCGGCCGCATGCCGAGTCCATTCCCGTCACGTATGAATCCGCCCCGGGCGACGGGCTCATCGCTGATGGCTGGGACCCCGACCTGCTGGGGATGTACGTGGGCGACCCGGTGGGCGTCGCGCTGCCGGATTCGGCACCCGTTCCCCGCCAGATCCTGCTCTTCCTGGAAAACCTTTGGGACTTTGCCGAAGGCGACGAGACGATCTTCCGGGAGGAGGTGCGCATCACGTACATTCACGAGTTCGGACACTACCTCGGCCTCGACGAATCGGACCTGGAGGCCCGGGGTCTGCTGTAG
- a CDS encoding transposase, with the protein MTDYSHHFQVWGRDVSGHATDCLSGLPGTERRTYIECIHGDIPESNCQGIQHRISDSRWEATDVMDQIAREVNGLLGGHRHSAPIIDETRFVKRGDRSERRT; encoded by the coding sequence ATGACGGATTATTCCCATCACTTCCAGGTTTGGGGCCGGGATGTCAGCGGGCATGCGACCGATTGCCTTTCCGGCCTGCCGGGAACCGAACGTCGGACGTACATCGAGTGCATTCATGGCGACATTCCCGAGAGCAATTGCCAGGGGATCCAGCATCGGATCAGCGATTCGCGCTGGGAGGCGACGGACGTCATGGATCAGATCGCTCGGGAGGTGAACGGACTCCTGGGCGGCCATCGGCATTCGGCCCCGATCATTGACGAGACGCGCTTCGTCAAAAGGGGCGACCGATCAGAGCGCAGAACGTGA
- a CDS encoding lactonase family protein: protein MNSRNCSGALLLSFFATMAVVRAEIWNVYVGTYTGPKSQGIQGFRFDGENGVIESRGLAAASTSPSFLAVHPDGRHLYSANESPEWNGRPGGYLSAFAIEPRDGSLREINQQSAVGAGPCFVSVDSTGRNLLAANYGGGSVVCLPIASDGSLRPHTSFVQHQGASVNPRRQAAPHAHSIYLSPDNRFAVAADLGLDQVLVYRFDASRGLLTPNDPPFSRLAPGSGPRHMAFAPSGNRLFVINELLSTLTSMDYDPVRGALREIQTVTTLPGGEVPGNSTAQVCVHPNGRFVYGSNRGDDSIVVMQVARDGRMTFVERVSTGGRTPRNFQLDPSGRTLWAANQNSDSIVIFRVDPDTGRLTATGQTLSTGSPVCVVFVKAS, encoded by the coding sequence GTGAATTCCCGCAACTGTTCCGGAGCGCTTCTCTTGTCGTTCTTCGCCACCATGGCCGTGGTGCGCGCCGAGATCTGGAATGTGTATGTCGGCACCTACACGGGTCCGAAGAGCCAGGGTATTCAGGGCTTTCGTTTCGATGGCGAAAACGGCGTGATCGAGTCCCGCGGACTGGCCGCGGCCTCCACCAGTCCCTCCTTTCTGGCGGTGCATCCGGATGGGCGGCACCTGTATTCGGCGAATGAGTCGCCCGAATGGAACGGCCGTCCAGGTGGCTACCTCAGCGCCTTTGCCATCGAACCGCGGGACGGGTCGCTGCGCGAAATCAACCAGCAGTCAGCCGTCGGGGCCGGGCCCTGCTTCGTCTCAGTGGACTCGACCGGACGGAACCTGCTCGCCGCCAACTACGGCGGCGGGAGTGTGGTCTGTCTGCCGATCGCAAGCGATGGATCGCTCCGGCCCCACACTTCGTTCGTGCAGCACCAGGGGGCCAGCGTGAACCCCCGCCGCCAGGCGGCGCCGCACGCCCACTCCATCTACCTGTCCCCCGACAACCGGTTCGCCGTCGCCGCCGACCTCGGCCTGGACCAGGTGCTGGTGTATCGCTTCGATGCGTCCCGGGGTCTCCTCACGCCCAACGACCCGCCCTTTTCCCGGCTCGCGCCCGGGAGCGGTCCAAGGCACATGGCCTTCGCGCCATCCGGGAACCGGCTGTTCGTGATCAATGAGCTGCTGTCCACGCTCACGAGCATGGACTACGACCCGGTGCGGGGGGCGCTTCGCGAGATCCAGACCGTGACGACCCTTCCCGGGGGCGAGGTGCCCGGAAATTCGACCGCCCAGGTTTGTGTCCATCCCAACGGACGGTTCGTGTACGGATCCAACCGCGGCGACGATTCGATCGTGGTGATGCAGGTGGCGCGGGACGGGCGGATGACCTTTGTCGAGCGGGTCAGCACCGGAGGACGAACGCCGCGCAATTTTCAGCTCGACCCGTCCGGACGCACCCTCTGGGCCGCCAATCAGAACTCGGACTCGATCGTGATTTTTCGCGTGGACCCGGACACGGGCCGCCTCACGGCCACGGGGCAGACGTTGTCCACAGGCTCCCCGGTGTGTGTCGTGTTCGTGAAGGCGTCTTGA
- a CDS encoding formylglycine-generating enzyme family protein has product MPSRPQSGPAQQAVSVAPGAGGTPASPAFAATRPNPERAQGSAPEGMVWIPGGEFSMGSDAASESLCGQPGTTRDALPVHRVYVDGFWMDATEVTNDQFAKFVAATGYVTVAERAPTREEFPTAPPENLVAGSVVFAPTPGPVPLNNHYRWWAYVAGADWRHPEGPGSDLTGRGSHPVVHVAFPDAEAYAKWAGKRLPTEAEWEFAARGGLAGRLYAWGSEFAPDGRHMANTFQGRFPLRGGDLATDGFAGIAPVAQYPPNGYGLYDMAGNVWEWCHDWYRPDTYPTRMLAGGVPRNPQGPEIPYDPDEPMEKKRVHRGGSFLCTDQYCTRYMVGTRGKGEVMTGSNHLGFRCVRAPSR; this is encoded by the coding sequence ATGCCGTCGCGTCCGCAATCCGGACCGGCCCAGCAGGCCGTGTCCGTCGCACCGGGCGCCGGAGGCACGCCCGCCTCCCCGGCCTTCGCCGCCACCCGTCCCAACCCGGAGCGCGCCCAGGGCTCGGCCCCCGAAGGAATGGTGTGGATCCCGGGGGGCGAATTCTCGATGGGCAGTGACGCCGCCAGCGAGTCCCTGTGCGGCCAGCCGGGAACCACGCGCGATGCGCTCCCGGTCCACCGGGTGTACGTGGACGGGTTCTGGATGGACGCCACGGAAGTGACCAACGACCAGTTCGCAAAATTCGTTGCCGCCACCGGGTACGTCACGGTGGCGGAGCGGGCTCCGACCCGGGAGGAGTTTCCCACGGCCCCACCGGAAAATCTCGTGGCCGGATCCGTGGTGTTCGCCCCCACCCCGGGACCCGTCCCCTTGAACAACCACTACCGCTGGTGGGCCTACGTGGCCGGGGCTGACTGGAGGCATCCGGAAGGGCCAGGCAGTGATCTGACCGGACGGGGGAGCCATCCGGTCGTCCACGTCGCATTTCCCGACGCTGAAGCCTATGCGAAATGGGCCGGTAAACGCCTGCCGACCGAGGCCGAATGGGAGTTTGCCGCCCGCGGGGGCCTTGCAGGGCGGCTCTACGCGTGGGGCAGCGAGTTCGCGCCCGACGGACGCCACATGGCCAATACCTTCCAGGGACGCTTCCCGCTCCGGGGAGGGGACCTCGCCACGGACGGCTTTGCCGGGATCGCCCCGGTCGCGCAGTACCCACCGAATGGCTACGGGCTGTACGACATGGCGGGCAACGTCTGGGAATGGTGCCATGACTGGTATCGTCCCGACACCTACCCCACCCGGATGCTCGCCGGCGGGGTGCCACGCAATCCGCAGGGACCGGAGATCCCCTACGATCCCGACGAACCCATGGAGAAGAAGCGCGTGCATCGGGGCGGCTCCTTCCTTTGCACCGACCAGTACTGCACCCGGTACATGGTCGGCACCCGCGGAAAGGGCGAAGTGATGACCGGCAGCAATCACCTCGGATTCCGCTGCGTGCGGGCTCCGTCCCGGTAG
- a CDS encoding DUF971 domain-containing protein, with protein sequence MQPVDVTPFGSELAIRWPDGSESFIPFEALRRYCPCASCMGEKDIFGTTYKPPERPYADNAFQLARIAPVGGYGLQPAWADGHGTGIYSWDYLRQIAAACGAGATGA encoded by the coding sequence ATGCAACCGGTGGATGTCACGCCGTTCGGATCGGAGCTGGCGATCCGGTGGCCGGATGGGTCGGAGAGCTTCATTCCGTTTGAAGCGCTCCGGCGCTACTGCCCCTGTGCGTCCTGCATGGGTGAAAAGGACATCTTTGGGACGACCTACAAACCCCCGGAGCGCCCCTATGCGGACAATGCCTTCCAGTTAGCCCGCATCGCCCCGGTTGGGGGGTATGGCCTCCAACCCGCATGGGCCGACGGCCACGGCACCGGGATCTACTCCTGGGATTATCTGCGACAAATCGCGGCCGCCTGCGGAGCCGGCGCGACCGGGGCCTGA